The following proteins come from a genomic window of Malus domestica chromosome 02, GDT2T_hap1:
- the LOC103406702 gene encoding uncharacterized protein → MVTAILRSQDCLRGRFRHEALTLTLSPRSGSRRSPNFSNPNPNSAPNHGPAANVHQSRRRKRSPIAVQSNQHDRPRDRCADRSVVAKAPVKNLVTGQVKILRRGEVLNPEKGNRGLRVVASDDCKPKANKENDPDLVLGSTDRLGPDPETVQKQIKAAEFKVMDAIYAGSSAFYASPPPSSVPLPAFLGRNGTATSDLRRLLRLDLV, encoded by the coding sequence ATGGTGACGGCGATTCTCCGATCGCAGGATTGCCTTCGAGGTCGGTTCCGCCACGAAGCTCTAACCCTAACCCTCTCCCCCCGCTCCGGATCACGACGGAGCCCCAATTTCTCTAATCCTAACCCTAATTCCGCCCCCAACCATGGCCCCGCCGCCAATGTTCATCAATCTCGCCGCCGGAAAAGGAGTCCGATAGCGGTTCAGTCCAATCAGCACGACCGACCTCGCGATCGGTGCGCTGATCGCTCCGTTGTCGCGAAGGCGCCGGTTAAAAACCTTGTGACGGGACAGGTCAAGATCCTGAGGCGCGGTGAGGTTTTGAACCCGGAGAAGGGCAACCGAGGGCTACGAGTTGTTGCCAGCGACGATTGCAAGCCGAAGGCGAACAAGGAAAACGATCCGGATCTGGTTTTGGGATCCACGGACCGTTTGGGACCCGACCCGGAGACCGTGCAGAAGCAGATTAAAGCTGCCGAGTTCAAGGTCATGGACGCGATTTATGCCGGATCGAGCGCTTTCTACGCGTCTCCGCCTCCGAGCTCGGTGCCGCTGCCTGCTTTTTTGGGAAGGAACGGCACCGCAACGAGCGATCTCCGCCGGCTGCTGCGGCTCGATTTGGTGTGA